One genomic segment of Corynebacterium durum includes these proteins:
- a CDS encoding ATP-binding protein encodes MNKIPGQFRLSSIQVYNWGTFSGVHTVPVAREGYLVTGASGSGKSTLIDAVSAVLVPPSTMRFNAAAQDPGTKSGRNLITYCRGAWRREHSEDIDELTQSYLRTGATWSGVALTYEDGEGATVTALRLMFLSAHCHQPTDIVNLFVLVPRVAELWEFNDLAKEGLDLRKAKQQHKDALAVQRSHSPFMNVFRRELGIADQAALTLLHRTQSAKSLGDLNALMRDFMLPEPPTLKTAADAVEKFTELNAAYQGVHTARMQIEALEPIRSADEDIARLTAETTLREEEQTHLDAYVTHHRLALERTKWERITGDIAVQQATLEDISTQAADLKTTYDQLQVQIHGHENIGLLQAQHDLTQAKQQLESIQSARELFEKSTRVVGAVVPNTSEDFTNLRLQLQELTTELVLKASKYSERRQALYGALNTTQETVTRLQQELDFVRTYRSPMDQRLLEARRRVAEFVEIEENELPFVADLLTMRDSETNWQPAAERVLGGFARTLIVPEEYYARVSDAIDAMNLGARLVYIRFTSDLARRIPSSFAAGSLGSKIDVTPGRFFTWLQSELSSRFDYECVDTVAELRKTRRAVTRNGQFRNDFRHEKDDRTQIDDRSSWVLSTSYDDKIDSLREQIRMAKAELAKRFADSEGFEDSVKEEATRHHACNTLLAVENFAAIDTTAAAQAVSQRQTVVDELTDSNPELKTLQDQRDRVVFEQEKLKQQEDEARDVLGGLRRELRQAEELIAQLEERQKINRSVPEEVVQRLNELVGTFTRKIRADNVVDVQKKMLDALNSAQQALARKLHEQERKTAQVMLEFLQQWPERRGDLFPEQEYRGDFIALLHRLENDDLPAFEARFLELLRSQTQNNLNRLLLQIQRATQAIRDGIEPINASLMAAEFEPDTHLQIEVRESQPAEAREFMAKLKEVVDGVLNDESTLASEERFLKLRAVIEMLKITDETPERIYRLRLDTRKHVTFLGVEHNADGTRGAVYDSAQGLSGGQAQKLVFFCLAAALRYQLTGAGLSTSRAKNCTIEHDGKQFSRFGTVILDEAFDRADSQFTRRGMDVFNEFGFHMVLATPEKMLQTIQDYIGGAAVVQCFDRKHSTLALLEIEDA; translated from the coding sequence ATGAATAAAATCCCAGGTCAATTCCGCCTTTCATCAATTCAGGTGTACAACTGGGGCACATTCAGCGGCGTGCATACAGTTCCGGTGGCACGGGAAGGCTACCTGGTCACTGGTGCGTCCGGATCCGGCAAGTCCACGCTTATCGACGCCGTGTCTGCCGTCCTCGTTCCGCCCAGCACCATGCGTTTCAACGCAGCGGCTCAGGATCCCGGCACTAAATCGGGCCGTAACTTGATTACCTATTGCCGCGGTGCATGGCGTCGAGAGCATTCGGAGGACATTGACGAGCTCACCCAGTCCTACCTGCGTACCGGCGCGACCTGGTCTGGGGTGGCGTTGACTTACGAGGACGGTGAAGGGGCAACAGTGACCGCCCTACGGTTGATGTTCCTCAGTGCGCATTGCCATCAACCCACCGATATTGTGAATCTGTTTGTGCTTGTACCCCGCGTTGCTGAGTTGTGGGAATTTAATGACCTCGCAAAAGAAGGTCTTGACTTGCGTAAGGCCAAACAGCAGCACAAGGATGCGTTGGCTGTTCAACGCAGCCACTCCCCCTTTATGAACGTCTTCCGCAGGGAACTCGGGATCGCCGACCAAGCAGCGCTCACCCTGCTCCACCGCACACAATCAGCGAAGTCTTTGGGGGATCTGAATGCACTCATGCGAGACTTCATGCTTCCCGAACCACCGACCCTCAAAACGGCAGCTGATGCCGTGGAAAAGTTCACAGAACTCAACGCCGCCTACCAGGGGGTACACACGGCGCGGATGCAAATTGAGGCACTGGAGCCCATTCGCAGCGCTGACGAGGATATTGCGCGCCTCACCGCAGAAACAACGCTCCGTGAAGAAGAACAAACCCATCTTGATGCATACGTCACCCACCATCGGCTCGCCTTGGAACGAACAAAATGGGAAAGAATCACTGGTGACATTGCCGTGCAGCAAGCCACCTTGGAGGATATTTCCACCCAGGCTGCGGATCTGAAAACCACCTATGATCAGCTCCAAGTGCAGATTCATGGGCATGAAAATATTGGGTTGCTTCAAGCCCAGCATGACCTCACTCAAGCCAAGCAACAGCTAGAAAGCATCCAATCTGCTCGGGAACTATTCGAAAAATCAACCAGGGTGGTTGGTGCTGTTGTTCCCAATACCAGTGAAGACTTCACGAATCTGCGCCTGCAGTTGCAGGAACTCACCACGGAACTGGTCCTCAAGGCATCAAAATACAGCGAACGCAGGCAGGCGCTGTATGGGGCATTAAACACCACGCAGGAAACGGTCACGCGCCTGCAACAAGAGCTGGATTTCGTGCGTACCTACCGGTCCCCTATGGACCAGCGTTTGCTGGAGGCGCGGCGTCGAGTAGCGGAATTTGTGGAGATCGAGGAAAACGAGCTGCCTTTTGTGGCTGATTTGCTGACCATGCGCGACAGCGAAACCAATTGGCAGCCTGCGGCGGAACGCGTGCTTGGTGGCTTTGCCCGCACCCTTATTGTGCCGGAGGAATACTATGCCCGCGTCAGCGATGCCATTGATGCGATGAATCTGGGGGCACGGCTGGTCTACATCCGGTTTACTTCTGATCTGGCGCGGCGCATCCCGTCTTCCTTTGCCGCGGGTAGCTTAGGTTCTAAAATTGACGTCACACCAGGACGGTTTTTTACCTGGCTGCAATCCGAACTATCCTCTCGCTTCGACTACGAGTGTGTGGACACGGTGGCCGAGTTGCGCAAAACACGCAGGGCGGTGACGCGAAACGGCCAGTTCAGAAACGATTTCCGCCACGAAAAAGACGACCGCACGCAGATCGACGACCGCTCCAGCTGGGTGCTCAGCACAAGTTACGATGACAAAATCGATTCCCTACGTGAGCAGATTCGGATGGCAAAAGCCGAACTGGCTAAACGCTTCGCGGATTCCGAGGGATTCGAGGACTCCGTCAAAGAAGAGGCAACCCGCCACCACGCCTGTAACACCCTTCTTGCTGTGGAAAACTTCGCGGCGATTGACACAACCGCAGCCGCACAGGCCGTCAGCCAGCGGCAAACCGTGGTGGATGAACTCACCGACAGCAACCCAGAATTGAAGACCCTCCAAGACCAGCGGGATCGTGTGGTGTTTGAGCAGGAGAAACTCAAACAGCAAGAAGATGAGGCGCGTGACGTGTTGGGTGGTTTGCGCAGGGAACTCCGTCAAGCCGAGGAGTTGATTGCCCAACTGGAGGAACGCCAAAAAATCAACAGAAGTGTTCCTGAGGAGGTCGTACAGCGCCTCAATGAGCTTGTTGGAACCTTCACTCGTAAAATTCGTGCCGATAACGTTGTGGACGTGCAGAAGAAGATGCTGGATGCGTTGAATTCCGCACAGCAGGCATTGGCCAGGAAACTCCACGAACAGGAGCGGAAAACCGCACAGGTGATGCTTGAATTCCTGCAACAATGGCCGGAACGGCGAGGAGACCTGTTCCCTGAACAGGAGTATCGCGGGGACTTCATCGCATTGCTGCATCGCTTGGAAAATGATGACCTCCCGGCATTCGAGGCGCGCTTCTTGGAGCTGTTGCGTTCCCAAACGCAAAACAACCTGAACCGTCTGCTGCTACAGATTCAACGCGCCACCCAGGCCATTCGCGACGGTATCGAACCCATCAATGCCTCGCTGATGGCCGCCGAGTTCGAGCCGGATACTCACCTGCAGATTGAAGTTCGGGAATCTCAGCCCGCCGAGGCGCGTGAGTTTATGGCCAAGCTCAAAGAAGTGGTGGATGGTGTGCTAAATGACGAATCCACTCTGGCCAGTGAAGAGCGTTTTCTCAAGCTGCGGGCGGTGATCGAGATGTTGAAGATCACCGACGAAACCCCCGAACGCATTTACCGTCTGCGCTTGGACACCCGCAAGCATGTGACGTTCCTGGGAGTGGAGCACAATGCCGACGGGACGCGTGGTGCTGTGTATGACTCCGCCCAAGGGCTCTCCGGCGGACAGGCACAGAAGCTGGTCTTCTTCTGCCTTGCCGCTGCCCTGCGGTATCAACTCACTGGTGCTGGGCTGAGTACCAGTCGTGCGAAGAACTGCACGATTGAGCACGACGGCAAGCAGTTCTCCCGCTTTGGCACGGTCATCCTTGATGAGGCATTCGACCGCGCCGATTCACAGTTCACACGCCGCGGTATGGATGTGTTCAACGAATTTGGCTTCCATATGGTGCTGGCCACGCCGGAAAAAATGCTGCAAACCATTCAAGACTACATTGGAGGGGCTGCGGTGGTACAGTGCTTTGATCGCAAGCACTCGACCCTAGCCCTTCTGGAGATTGAGGACGCCTAA
- a CDS encoding DUF4194 domain-containing protein, translated as MAKHGVEKTSSGPEISQLHETDTGTLTAAQRQAFAALLRGPFISVDKQPEIFRTVSANREVLAQQLDNLFLTLIVDDSAGVAYAKNWDTDIEGSRILMRKHPLTFMETVVLLHLRHMLVMTSPNERAVVGEEEVFEATLPYQSAAGNDKAAQRKKFQAAWNKMKDRSIVRTTTTEDRFEISPVLRLIFTAEEVAAVSDSFASLLDDDDDDSGETVTHE; from the coding sequence ATGGCTAAGCATGGAGTGGAGAAAACCTCATCGGGGCCGGAGATATCGCAGCTTCACGAAACTGACACGGGCACCCTCACCGCAGCTCAGCGGCAGGCTTTTGCGGCCCTGTTGCGTGGCCCGTTTATTTCGGTAGATAAGCAACCGGAAATTTTCCGCACTGTGTCGGCGAACCGCGAGGTGCTGGCGCAGCAGCTGGACAACCTATTTTTAACGCTAATTGTCGACGATTCCGCTGGCGTGGCCTACGCAAAAAATTGGGATACAGATATCGAGGGCTCGCGCATACTCATGCGCAAACACCCCCTGACGTTCATGGAGACTGTTGTGCTTCTGCATCTGCGGCACATGTTGGTGATGACCAGCCCAAATGAGCGCGCCGTGGTCGGGGAGGAAGAGGTATTTGAAGCAACACTGCCCTACCAATCTGCGGCGGGCAATGACAAGGCCGCGCAGAGGAAGAAGTTTCAGGCTGCATGGAACAAGATGAAAGATCGGTCCATTGTGCGCACCACCACCACGGAAGACCGGTTTGAAATTTCACCCGTGTTGCGGCTCATTTTCACAGCAGAGGAAGTTGCGGCGGTGTCGGATAGTTTCGCATCGTTGCTGGATGATGACGATGATGACAGTGGGGAGACCGTAACTCATGAATAA
- a CDS encoding DUF3375 domain-containing protein, translated as MAWNGELIVSSVNAVADALQCQRVASESSAWSLLRSSNAPAIAAVFRSVFDGQRRSVTGTEFVEELNPLLVELREEGFDLPRNAVGYISDWVKAGFLIRRSPQGMQEEFYELSTDAITALDYISVLLKPRKSATRSRLSTVAERLTSLAIDTDPDESHVLARLEEEKKQIERRIALVQERGVDVISEDEAREQVENILSLVADIPSDFARVRQATEELDQNLREQILVDELSAAEVLDNVFRGVDVIQDSDEGKSFNGFYELLFDREQSTRLESTLESILSRPFVEDLSTDQRAELRWLLRNLEEPSDEVHNSMTSLARSLRRFVQSREVESQQALASAINHAQALALRLGHQVNPSTKIGVDLELTSRHPSSMSTWVLHDPADFHIEGDMEVAPADVANLAELQARVRDSEIDWAELQANIVSVLTQHQIATVGDVLKTHPATQGLASVVGVLKLAMQHGERIGGTEYVTWDTSQDSQYDGGADTTRTKRAKVLRYRFTPKSLAELGQDQRHVRLVPVSETATKGMHTDG; from the coding sequence ATGGCCTGGAATGGGGAGTTGATTGTGTCCTCGGTAAATGCTGTCGCGGATGCGTTGCAGTGTCAACGGGTGGCGTCGGAAAGTTCGGCGTGGTCGCTGTTGCGTTCGTCCAACGCGCCAGCTATTGCCGCCGTATTTAGATCTGTTTTTGATGGTCAGCGGCGCAGTGTGACGGGCACGGAATTTGTGGAAGAACTGAATCCGCTTCTCGTGGAACTGCGGGAGGAGGGGTTTGATCTACCACGAAATGCCGTGGGGTATATCAGCGACTGGGTGAAAGCTGGCTTTCTTATTCGTCGAAGCCCGCAGGGGATGCAGGAGGAATTTTACGAACTCTCTACAGATGCGATCACGGCATTGGATTACATCTCTGTGCTGCTGAAACCCCGGAAGTCGGCAACACGGTCGCGTTTGAGCACGGTCGCGGAACGCCTGACCAGCCTAGCCATCGACACCGACCCTGACGAATCGCATGTACTGGCCCGCCTTGAAGAAGAAAAAAAGCAGATTGAACGCCGCATTGCGTTGGTGCAGGAACGCGGTGTGGATGTGATTTCGGAAGATGAGGCACGGGAGCAAGTGGAGAATATTTTGTCACTTGTTGCGGATATTCCCAGTGATTTCGCACGCGTGCGGCAGGCCACGGAGGAGCTGGATCAGAATTTACGTGAGCAGATCCTGGTCGACGAGCTGTCGGCGGCCGAGGTCCTAGACAATGTATTCCGTGGCGTTGATGTAATCCAGGATTCGGACGAGGGAAAATCCTTCAACGGCTTTTACGAGTTGTTGTTTGATCGTGAGCAATCGACGCGTTTGGAATCCACTTTGGAAAGTATTCTCTCCCGTCCGTTTGTGGAGGATCTTTCTACCGATCAGCGGGCTGAACTGCGCTGGTTGCTGCGCAACCTTGAGGAACCTTCAGATGAGGTCCATAACTCGATGACCAGTCTTGCACGGTCGTTACGTCGTTTCGTGCAGTCCCGCGAGGTGGAGTCCCAGCAGGCGCTGGCCAGCGCCATTAACCACGCACAAGCATTGGCGCTGCGGCTCGGACACCAGGTAAACCCCTCCACAAAAATTGGTGTGGATCTGGAGCTGACCTCACGACATCCCAGTTCCATGTCCACGTGGGTGCTGCACGATCCTGCTGATTTCCACATTGAAGGTGACATGGAAGTGGCTCCGGCTGACGTAGCCAATTTAGCGGAACTGCAGGCCAGAGTGCGAGATTCGGAGATCGACTGGGCGGAACTGCAGGCCAACATTGTTTCGGTGCTGACGCAACACCAGATAGCCACTGTTGGGGATGTACTGAAAACCCATCCGGCAACCCAGGGACTGGCTAGTGTAGTGGGAGTGCTGAAATTAGCTATGCAACATGGTGAACGTATTGGTGGCACTGAATATGTAACGTGGGACACCTCCCAAGACTCCCAGTATGACGGGGGTGCCGATACCACGCGGACTAAACGTGCAAAGGTTTTGCGGTATCGCTTTACCCCGAAGAGCCTTGCGGAACTAGGCCAGGATCAACGTCACGTAAGACTAGTGCCTGTGAGCGAAACTGCGACCAAAGGGATGCATACTGATGGCTAA
- a CDS encoding DUF1846 domain-containing protein, with the protein MSDGTPHTPIGFDREKYIALQSQHIKARREDFGGKLYLEMGGKLFDDMHASRVLPGFTPDNKIAMLEQLKDQLEIIVCINAKDLERQKVRADLGIPYEEDVLRLVDVFRERGFLVDNVVLTQLEDDNRVAIAFKERLERLGLKVSRHRIIPGYPANTRRIVSEDGFGVNDYVETTRDLIVVTAPGPGSGKLATCLSQLYHEHQRGIPVGYAKFETFPVWNLPLEHPVNLAYEAATVDLDDINLIDPFHLATYGEQVTSYNRDVEVFPLLKLLMEELSGDSPYASPTDMGVNMAGYCISDDEVCREAAKQEIIRRYYKALVEERRGELDDVLSSRVAMIMSKAGIAAGDRAVVQPALNIAAATGDPGSAIQLADGTIITGKTSPLLGCSAAMLLNALKHLAGIDAETDLLSPASIEPIQTLKTTHLGSKNPRLHTDEVLIALSVSAGTSEESRRALDQLQNLRGCDVHTTTILGPVDEGIFRNLGVLVTSEPEYQVKSLYRKR; encoded by the coding sequence ATGTCGGACGGCACACCACACACACCCATCGGTTTTGACCGTGAAAAATACATCGCCTTGCAGTCGCAACACATTAAAGCGCGCAGGGAAGACTTTGGCGGCAAACTCTACTTGGAAATGGGTGGCAAGCTTTTCGACGACATGCACGCCTCACGGGTGCTGCCAGGGTTTACGCCAGACAACAAAATCGCCATGCTGGAGCAGCTGAAAGACCAGCTGGAAATCATTGTGTGCATCAACGCCAAAGACCTGGAGCGTCAAAAAGTGCGCGCTGACCTGGGCATCCCCTACGAGGAGGATGTGCTCCGCCTTGTCGATGTGTTCCGCGAGCGCGGCTTCTTGGTGGACAATGTGGTGTTGACGCAGCTGGAGGACGATAACCGCGTTGCCATCGCCTTCAAGGAACGCCTAGAACGTCTCGGATTGAAGGTGTCACGTCACCGCATTATCCCTGGCTATCCGGCAAATACTCGCCGTATTGTCAGTGAAGATGGATTTGGTGTCAACGACTATGTTGAGACCACACGAGACTTGATTGTCGTCACCGCGCCGGGACCTGGTTCTGGGAAGCTGGCCACTTGTTTGTCGCAGCTCTACCACGAGCATCAGCGTGGCATTCCCGTCGGATACGCCAAGTTTGAGACCTTCCCTGTTTGGAATCTGCCATTGGAACATCCGGTGAATCTCGCCTACGAGGCAGCCACCGTCGATTTGGACGACATTAACCTCATTGATCCATTCCACCTCGCCACCTATGGAGAGCAGGTGACCAGCTATAACCGTGACGTTGAGGTTTTTCCGCTGCTAAAGCTTCTGATGGAAGAACTCTCCGGTGATTCCCCCTACGCGTCCCCCACCGATATGGGGGTAAACATGGCTGGCTACTGCATCTCCGATGATGAGGTCTGCCGGGAGGCCGCCAAGCAGGAGATCATTCGCCGCTACTACAAGGCTCTGGTGGAGGAACGCCGCGGGGAGCTTGACGACGTCCTGTCCTCCCGCGTCGCCATGATTATGAGCAAGGCCGGCATTGCCGCAGGTGATCGCGCCGTGGTGCAGCCAGCTCTGAATATTGCGGCTGCGACTGGTGATCCAGGGTCTGCTATCCAACTCGCCGATGGGACAATCATTACAGGAAAAACATCGCCACTTCTCGGATGTTCTGCCGCAATGTTGCTCAATGCGCTGAAGCACCTGGCGGGTATCGACGCCGAGACGGACCTGCTGTCACCCGCCTCCATCGAACCCATCCAAACACTCAAGACCACTCACCTTGGAAGCAAGAACCCACGTTTGCACACTGATGAGGTCTTGATTGCGCTGTCGGTGTCTGCGGGGACGAGCGAGGAATCCCGCAGGGCCCTGGATCAGCTGCAAAATCTTCGAGGGTGTGATGTCCACACCACCACTATCCTGGGGCCGGTGGACGAGGGGATTTTCCGTAATCTGGGCGTTCTGGTCACCTCGGAACCGGAATACCAAGTGAAGTCTCTCTACCGAAAACGGTGA
- a CDS encoding alpha-hydroxy acid oxidase, whose protein sequence is MAKVRRQVPHPDEIFELLKFKKPDLNLKHARLEKAQTIEDLRKIAKRRTPSAAFDYTDGAADDEISMNRARQAFKDVEFHPSILNDVTNVDTSCEIFGGPSALPFGIAPTGFTRLMQTEGELAGASAAGKAGIPFCLSTLGTTSIEDVKAANPHGRNMFQLYVMRQREISYGLVERAAKAGFDTLFFTVDTPVAGARLRDKRNGFSIPPQISLGTVLNAIPRPWWWWDFITTPTLSFASLSSTGGTVGELLNSAMDPSIQFSDLEEIRSIWPGKLVVKGVQNVEDSKKLADLGVDGIILSNHGGRQLDRAPVPFHLVPEVVREVGKDLDVAMDTGIMHGADIVAALAVGAKFTFIGRAYLYGLMAGGEAGVAKTIEILSEQVRRTMQLLQVETIDELGPQHVTQLTRLAPRKLAKDTHVL, encoded by the coding sequence ATGGCCAAGGTCAGACGTCAGGTACCGCACCCAGACGAGATTTTTGAACTGCTGAAGTTCAAAAAGCCAGACCTCAATCTCAAGCACGCCCGCTTGGAAAAAGCACAAACCATTGAGGACTTGCGGAAAATTGCAAAGCGCCGCACCCCATCAGCCGCGTTCGACTACACCGATGGTGCAGCCGACGACGAAATTTCGATGAACCGTGCCCGCCAAGCCTTCAAAGACGTGGAATTCCACCCGTCCATCCTCAACGATGTCACCAACGTAGACACGTCCTGCGAGATATTCGGTGGCCCCTCCGCGCTTCCTTTCGGCATCGCACCAACGGGCTTCACTCGTCTGATGCAAACCGAAGGCGAACTGGCCGGTGCTTCAGCGGCAGGCAAGGCTGGGATTCCCTTCTGCCTTTCCACCCTGGGCACCACCTCTATTGAGGACGTCAAGGCTGCCAACCCCCATGGGCGGAACATGTTCCAGCTTTACGTCATGCGGCAGCGAGAAATCTCCTACGGGCTGGTGGAACGCGCCGCAAAAGCCGGTTTTGACACCCTATTCTTCACCGTGGACACCCCCGTCGCGGGTGCTCGTCTACGCGATAAGCGCAACGGCTTCTCCATTCCGCCGCAGATTTCCCTGGGTACGGTGCTCAATGCCATCCCACGTCCATGGTGGTGGTGGGACTTCATCACCACACCAACCCTGTCCTTTGCATCCCTGAGCAGCACTGGCGGCACCGTCGGCGAACTCCTGAACTCCGCTATGGACCCCTCCATCCAGTTCTCCGACCTGGAGGAAATTCGCTCAATCTGGCCAGGCAAGCTCGTGGTCAAGGGTGTTCAGAACGTTGAAGACTCCAAGAAGCTCGCAGACCTTGGTGTTGACGGCATCATCTTGTCTAACCACGGCGGTCGACAGCTCGATCGCGCTCCCGTGCCCTTCCACCTCGTTCCCGAGGTTGTCCGCGAGGTGGGCAAGGACCTCGACGTCGCTATGGACACGGGCATCATGCACGGTGCCGATATCGTCGCAGCTCTCGCGGTGGGTGCCAAGTTCACCTTCATCGGTCGCGCATACCTCTACGGCCTCATGGCCGGCGGCGAAGCTGGCGTAGCCAAGACCATTGAGATCCTTTCGGAGCAGGTCCGCCGCACCATGCAACTGCTGCAGGTTGAGACGATTGACGAACTCGGACCCCAGCATGTTACACAGCTCACTCGCCTTGCGCCCCGCAAACTAGCCAAGGATACACACGTTCTCTAA